The nucleotide window tCGAAATTGTAAGACTAATGTACGTGGAAGATACCCTTCGTCACGTGACATCCGCACAATATATGCATGGCTTGGCATTAGGATTAATCAGTATTGATAATAGGTGATTCATTATTATGTTCAGATACTTGGTTTGACCGGTTAAGTTTGGTTAAGTGGTGGCAAAGTTTGTTATCACCACTGATCTGTTACATCTATACAGGAACATGTCCAATTGATATTAGTTCAGTCCAATTATGTATTCCTTTTATTTAGaagttatttattattatctttacATAATCTGATTTCGTTTATAGCGTCCATTTGATCGTAATTATAGCCacccctttttttttctgagatgattcttttctttttgacgaTATTAAACTGTTCTATATTTgatttatctatactattacaACAGGAAAATGTCCAATTGATATTAGTTCAGTCCAATTATGtattcattttatttagaagttatttattattatctttacATAATCTGATTTCGTTTATAACGTCCATTTGATCGTAATTATAGCCACCCCTTTCTTTTTTCTGAcatgattcttttctttttcactaTATTAAACTGTtctatatttgaattattattattaaagcAAATTATCATTTGTAATCTGTTAGAGACCATATTAACTTACGACCCATATGATTATATGAACATCATTAACACAGACCCATGCTGCCATGCATATGATTATATGAACAGCATTAACACAgtcctaataataatattaatttcaaCATAGTTAAAGTGAATGTTAAGATCTATATTAGtcagtgtttcaaaaaaaaaagtgtttcaaaaaaaaaaagatctatattagtctatttaaatcatatattgtttttttttgaacaatcatattctatattatatggttaatatagctatttaatgtattttattaatttaaaattaaagaaatatgaTAGAGGAtgcactattttttatcaaacttttattattaaaaatcattaattgtcacatatattttagtcatattAGGAAATTTCGTAaactttatttaaggaaaaaaatgaagaacattCATAGTGAATTTATggttattttgataaaaaaaaacttattatatattttgatggatCAACTTATTTCTCAAAAGATTCTAAAactcattgtggtgatgacacatgactaagaaaatgttgtaatgcttatATTAGGGATATTATTTCTAAAATCAACATTAATTATGCTAAAACTGTTTTTTGCTTTTTGACAGTTTTTACACGAACCTAATAATAatggtatatataattaatactattaaattaggaacatgacTTATTGATATATGTATGGTCTAACTATGTTAGTACAATTATAAAAtctcttattaatcatttaaaaaatattataccaagaaaaacatagatataactgaaaacacaaatataaaaattaaatttttaaaaaaaaaaaaaaaatatatatatatatatatatacccgcCCTTAAATCTagtcaatactattaaaatagaaggaGTCCTAAAAAATCTACCTATGAAAGGTTGTTGCaccatttcattttttaaccgaatatattacatattctaaatattataactaaCCCCTATTATatcaacaagaaaatatattctaacaattaaataaaacctattTTGTTCCAAGCCCTATTacatctttttctttgttaCATAGAATCTCATAATTAACTAAccttattacatttttataatcgAAACCATCGCATATTATCCCAGCGATAAAGAGAAAGATAATGTGCATTATATGTACATACGTTTAGTCTAAACCACTAAATATACCACTTTCACACCCCCATTAGATACAAATACTAtacaaacattatatatatgtatatacgaTTAGTCTAAACCACTAAATATACCACTTTCATATCTTCTTGTGAGGCAAAACAACTCCTCCATTTCTATATATCTCATCACCTACATGAACATCTTCCCCAAGTATCGTCATGTTCACACCACCATGCGGGCCAAGCTAGACATTGTATAAACCACCACTCACCAATCTGAGAAATCAAAGAACTAACATTGTACACTATAACAAGATTTTAATGATCCATATAATCATAGACATCTATTATTTAAGTGGGTCATCACATTCATGACAACATTATAGCAAACTTACATATAGCATTTTCATCACAACATTTTAAGGAATTAATATACAAGtattaattaaccctaaacccaaaacttaaaaatatatagaataccgaaaatatatctaaaatacataaatatacctaatataccaaaaataaattttggatacTTTGGGTACCCAATCGGGTTTCGAGTAGGACTCATATCTCATGCATaagagagagtttttttttgtgaagcgCCTAAGAGAGAGTTAAATAAAATTGTACatacaaaatttcaaataaactaattatataatttttaaaaaaattcattcttTGATATAATACAACTTTGTAGTATAATAATGTataacaatttcaaaatattaatttatattaaaatttgtttataataaaaaaagcgCAGGTCAAAATCTACTTAAGATGAACAGTCGTAAAGTTAAGCGGTCTAGCAAACATATAACAACGTCGTTCTCTTCCTCTTTAAATGAAGCAATCAAGCGCAGGATTAAACATGGGTCTCCACTTTAATCTAATCCTTCTAAGAACAGATCATTCCTTTAAAACCTTCAGGGTTAAACCCTATACATTGGCATTGATTCGGTATTCTCCAATTCATTACacaataatagtttttttttggacttTTGAAAACTTGAAAAAGAATGACAACTAAGGAGACGTTATTCGTTCTGATAAACACTGACATGATTGGTCGGGTTTGATATATGACTGAAGAAATTTTAGCAAAGTAAAAAATTCCGTTTTGGGATTCAAACGGTAAACTCTTTTAAACGGCAAAAAATTCCCCTTTGCTGTTCACATTTACTGGACAGCAAGCCAGTTAACAAGCATGTACCAACCTATAAAGAaagaagtaaacaaaaaaaaaaagggtccaAAACCTAGTCTACAAAAGATAAACGCAAAAACATTTAAAGCCCAAAAGCGAATTCAAAGCGAAGTAAAGATGCTCTACACCTCCAGAATCTGCAAAATGCATAGTCGCTCAAAATTGGCGCCTTGGTGGCCTAGCCTCAGCTTCCGAGACTCTAGTCTTCCATCCAAATCCTTCAaagaatgcaaaaaaaaaaaaaagctcagaGAGTGTTTGCTTGCACTATAATTTAAGTACTACTGATCAAAGAGACATTAAAAAGATAATAGTATAATACTTACTGCACCATTCAAAGAGTTGATGGCTTTTGTGACCTCTTGAGGAGAGCCGAGTGtcacaaacccaaaacccttGGATCGACCAGTGTCCCTGTCAAAGATGACTCTGGCCTCCACAACATTTCCTTGCTCGCCAAACAAGCTTTCCAGGGCCATGTCATCCACACCCCAGGAAAGGTTGCCAAAACACGGTCTGATGAACCTGATCCCGAACCTGACCCAGAACCGTAGCTGGAACGTTCAGACTGTAGAAGTCGGATAACCAGACTGAGATAAacgatataacaaaaataatacgtTAAGGAAATCGACGATTTGTAaagcgaatacaagaacgataagaaatcgtattcgcaaataaacatggagtcgagatataatctacttccttaactctaaatattcgctccgttagtgagacggtactgtacgaatatcgagtctcaggatacaaccatggtaGACGATTACGCTTCACTCGAGAATcaccctatcgaactataaatctacgaaacactctcgaactatagacttacgctaagggattttcgCTGTTGGATTTTGATACgagaaaagttaagaaatgaagaaggaagatAGTCGATATATAAAGAGGAGACGAGGAGTGGTTTTTCGAAACTGTTGCCAACGTTTTTCGAAAATCTCTCAAGGATCTCGGAGTGGAACGTTGAGCAACTTTTTCCGCAAGTTTCTCTCTTGTTGACTCGGTTCTGATCCATTTCGAACAGATAAACTTCGTGTCGTTTTTAGACAAACTACATGTCGTTTATACACAAATGTCATGCTTTTAGAAATGAAATGGCAAAAAcattgagcttaacttggtccaaaaaaaattttattgggcCAAGCCGAAACCCAAGCCCACGCCAAGCCGGCTGGACGGCAGCGACAGCGCGCGTGGGGAGCCATCCTCTCCTCTGCGGCCGTTTAACACCTCATAGCACAAGACCATAATTAAACTGCTTTATGGTTCTTGTGTTCCCCGATGTGGGACAATTTCCCTTTCCTCATGACTAATATTGGGCTTTATGATATAAGCCTTAAGCCATTTATTTTTCACCTTAATAATCAAAGCCATTGGGCTTTTATTGTTCCAACACAGACCCGTAACCAGAACGTCCTGAACGTTGAGACCCGTGACCAGAAGCTCCAGAACGTTCAGAACCGTAACTGGAACGCTCTGAACCGTAACCACCACTTCTTGGTCCTCTGGAGAAAGATTCCTCCCTCTTAGGTGGAGGAAGACCAGCGTTAACCCTCAAGGGTCTGCCTTCAAACTCCTGTAACGTTCATGAATAACATTACACACaagccaagaagaagaaacaacaaaaaacaatttcatgATCAAAAAATCTCCTTACATAGCCATTGAACTGCTGAGCTGCTGCCTCAACTTTGGCTGCAGTGGACATTGTCACAAAACCGAAACCTCTGCTTCGACCAGTTGTTTTGTCATATATTACCTATGAAATGAAAACAATCATATATCATAAGCTCAGTGCTacatagaaacacaaagagCCACACAACATTATGTTCAATGAATCAAGAGAGGTTTAAATAGATTTCAAGAAGTTATGAGCACTATCTATTCTCATTAGGCAATAGAGAATAATGATGTTACCTCAACCATCTCAGCATTTCCAGCGCTCTCGAACAGCTGAGCAAGCTGAGCGCTATCGACATTAAAGGAAAGGTGCTATCGACATTAAAGGAAAGGTTACCGACGAAGAGTTTGAGGTCAGCAGAGAAGGAGCTGCGTTCCTGCGAGGGAGAATCATCGTCGGCGAACATGTCTTCCTCCACCTCGACGGTGGGAGGAGCATTTTACGGCGGAGGAAGAGAGAAGATGGTGGGAGTGGAGTTTGAAGGAGAGGGAAGGAGGTAAGACAGAGGCGAACCTGGAGACGCAGAGAGGAAGAGATTTAGGATTGAATGAAGATAGAGAAAGGGAAGAAGCGGAGGCAGAAATGGTTAAAAGCTCTGTCGATATGAGGTGCTTTGAAAAGGATAAGGCGTAGTAACTAGTAAGGTTCTGCGAGAGACTGAGAGTGGAGATAAGTTCTACTTGTTTGAAATACTGTctctgtttcacaaagatagacttttttttattgtttttaacaCATATTAAGAGAAcacattaaatcactataataaatgttttgttttctataattttcaattttcaataatttttaaccaataataatttaataaagtcaaataattttcttgaagatcacaattttttcatagaaaatacaaaaagtctattttgtgaaacaatttgcttttctaaaacatctaacttaatgaaacagagggagtatgatAAAGTAAGTAGAAATATTTGCAAAGAAAAAATATgctgtttttttagttttgtatcGATTAATCTAATATGTAtgataaactatatttataagatttaaacttaatatattttagtgtattgAGTACTGAATGAACTTTTAATCAACTAGGTTTCCACAAAATTCTAAGGTTGAATTTGAAACTTGTATGTTATATAAGACTATGGACAATGCTTACACATATTCTAAcaccatatttatatttttttttaacatttcatatcattttctctcttttccacATATTAATTCAACATCCATTCAACTTttgtatttaataaaacttaacatattatccCATCATTGTATCCTATATCTTAATACTAGTATATACATTTacaataattacaaaatttaaaatacttttcaatattcaaaataactaCAACTTAAAGAACAGAAAACTAAGATAAAAAACGGAAAAGATGTAAAGGGACGGACAAAGTTGAAGGGTGGAAGTATCTCTGGGAGAGGTTATTGAGGTAGATGGTACACACATATTTCGGAAGTACAAAGATTGTCTACTAACAGCAAGTGGACAATATGTGGATTTCCAGATACTCCGATTGCGTTTGGAGTTGTAGACAACAAGAGTAACAAGTCGTGGTCATGGTTTTTAAGAAGCGCTCAAGCATCGTAAAAGACAATTGTGATTTAACAATTATGTTTGATTATTATGTTTGATAGATCTAGCCATATATATTCAGCTGTTGCCTTGTACACTTACATAAAAATGTGAATGCCAAGTACAAAAAAAGGAACCAGAAAGATTTGGAAGGTAGGccaacaaaaatattcaaagtatcccattttaacaaattttatgaAGAAATCATGGGGGGAATGGAGCACTCTAAACTTGTTTCAAACCACTATCTAAAATCGACTTGGAATGAGACTACAAAAAAGGTTATACTGTCAGTGCCAAATCCAACTGATATCTTTGTACCACCTGTTGAGTAAGATTGAATATTTACCACCAATGAAAAAGGTCCCTTCATGACCTCCACCAAAGGAACGTAAACTTTCTGCTGAGGAGATTTCGATAAAAGCTCAAACCCTTTTTAACCGCTTTCTTGAATTTATATTTGCATTGCCAGCTTTGAGGTATCGCCAATTAATAGGAAGGTGTgaagaaaaaaaggtaaaaagttTTGGTCGGTGTTCCAAATCAGACCCAACAAAAAGACATATAAGGAACCTCGATCATGATGAATATTTGAGTGATGAATAAGGCACGAACAGTCATTTCGAGAAAACCGCATAATATGTATACCCTTTTTGTAAAACTAAatgttatgttatttttagtaaaactaattatttagttttttttgctgaatgTTAAACAAGGTGTACTACTATACACCTTTTTGTATAATACAGTTTTTACCCAACAAAAGTGAAACAAAGTGTATCCAAATGTATAGAAATGTATACCCAGACCCAAGGACATGCGTACCCGAAGAAGTATCCGTACACCACACACATAACCTCGTACACCACACACCAGGACCTACAAGATGCCtacacaaaaatattatttgagcGATTTATCCTCAATATTATTTGTGCGTTATTTTGGttgtaaaaacatttttaagtcTATTTGAAAGATTTAGCCTTAATATTACTTCATAAGATGGTCAtctttgtaaaagaaaaactagGTAATTTTCTCATACTCATACacgtatattaatatttaatttataataataatagtaaatattttatttattttataggttttaaatcttttttattttataagttttattaaaaaaaatcaatttatattatgaaaaacaaatataatgttttttaaaaatgcatctGGTTTtgcttataaaaaattaattgattaagaTGATCTTTATTAATCtcaaataaaaccataaataaTTCATGATTCTAAATAgactaaaatctaaataattttattattactttcatttaatttaaggAGGAGCCACGGTCATTACATCACTTCCCCACAAATACATCATTGAGTTATccggtaatatatatatatacacaagggtcggtccgcgctacgcgcgataTATGATTGCCGTGTGAtgtatattagtatattattGTACATTTTGATTGCTTTGCATGTGTTATATGTTATGATTTACCAAAAAAGGTCAATAATAACGTTGATggtttttaagtattttgatgGCTGTGTTTATATTTAGAGGTAATTGCGTTTAGAATTGTTTTAAAGAAATCGAAAGTAATACTATATAGTTTGGGTGAGGTGGTAATGGGATTTTAAATGCAAACTATTTGATACATTTAATATCAGTTTTAATTGGCAGTAGTGTTAAACTGTGTTTTTGATGTAGGAAATAAAGATGTCTAATTAAGAATAGGATTATATACAATCATATAACTCTTTTTAATGTAGGAAATGTGTGATATCCATAGAGGTTCTATGTTGgctaaagaaaaaatatttgccACTTACACTGACGATGTGACAATGTGTGATATCCATAGAGGTTCTATGTTGGCTTCATCAATTGCAAAGTCAGATTTAATAATATGGGACGAAGCTCCGATGAAACACCGTCAAGCATTTGAAACGCTAGACCGGTCTCTCAGAGATCTGTTGTCACCTTCAAATCCAGAAGCTGCTGACAGACTTTTTGGTGGCAAGACTGTACTTTTAGGACGCGATTTCAGGAAAATATTACCTGTAGTGCCACATGGAAAACGACAAGACACAGTCCTTGCATCAGTCGGCAAATCGTATCTTTGGAAAAATGCTGAAGTATACACCCTTTCCATAAACATGCGATTAAGGGAGGAGGACAGAGACTTTCCTAAATGGATTCTGAAAGTTGGTGACTAGGACGCCGATACTGTATCTTCACATAGAGATAAACGTAAGGAGGGTGATCAGATTGTTGTGAACAAATAATTCATGATATCTAAATCAGACAAACCACATGAAGTGCAAGCAGATGAGCATATCCTAACTTTGTTCATAATTATCGGACCAAGAAGTACTTAGCGGAGAGAGCAGTGTTGACGCCTACAAATAGTACTGTCCATGAGCTAAAGTCCTACATGCTGTCTCATGTTCCATCTCAGGCTAAAGAATATTTGAGCTCTGATTCCGTTGAGCTAGAAGCTACACTAGATGATGACTGGACAAGCCATTACCCTCAAAAGTATCTAAATTCACTTGAGTTCCCTGGGCTACCAAACCACATTCTCTGCTTGAAGGTAGGACCAGTCATGATTCTGCGCAATCTCAACCAGACTTATGGATTATGTAATGGGACAAGGGTGATAGTTACTCGACTAGGTAACAGGATAGTCGAGGCTGAGATCATGACTAGGAAAGATTCAGGTGAACGAATATTGATCCCTCGGATACAACTCTCCCCTCTTATTTAGACGGGGCTGATGGAGTAACCAATATTGTCTACAAGGAGATCCTCAAGGGGTTTAGAGACGCAAAGGCTAGCATTAAACAGGTTTAGTTGGTACGACATCTCCGTTCTGCTTTTATTTCAACTACTGACTTAGTCACTTTCATCGCAGGGAAAGCAGCTAATGTGTTCCTGAAGATTTCTAAGCTTCGACAAGGATATCGTAATCGAGTGTACTCCgtatcatattttcaaaatactcGACTTCCTCTTTTTTATCGTTTTCCATTTGATACTCTGTTGAAAACAATCCTCATTCCGcttaaatatttgtcaaaatttatGGTTTCATATTATGAGTCCGTAACCCCACATATACTATGTCTCAAAGGtctaatatatacataaaatattttactaccATAAGCTTACTAAAAAGgcataaataaatagaatttcCCCAAGAATAAACAAAGTATTCACAGTTTAATTTAATACAGTATTATGTTAAGTCAAAAAATACTTGCATGGAATAATATATCaagaaatctaaaaaaatatataataacactGCAGACAAGTACATATATGTGTACAATTCAATACGGGAAGTATGTCACCACTTCATTTCATACTCTTACAAGCTGACCGTTTTTAAATCAGTAAAACAAATTTATGCTATTGTCTTATCATGTATCATCAAATGGAATTAAaggaaattaaaaagaaattgattTAGAACCGAAACTAAAAGTAACAcattatcaaatactttttaaaaaaaaaattattcaaaaactaaaagatatactctctttgtttcaaaaaatgcaagttttaatattttcacatctATTATGGAAACAAGTTAAACAAACTATATCCAAAACTTTTTACCAATGGAGATTCAGTAACAATCGGTAAtgttttgtttgaattaattgTAGGaccaaaataataactaatagtAATAAATAGGCCAAACAAcgtttttaagtagatttattaaaactcattcccttttaatagtattgatatctGCTACtttcatatttgaaattttctatGTGTCcggaatatttaattttaaattagatttaaaaaataaaaattgtcatATTGTTGTATCAATAATTTGAAGGAAAATCTTTTATCTTCCAAACGGAATCTtcgttttattaaatttgttgaGAATGTGAACAAAAGACCTCCTAAACCTAAATACaatttagaattattagaacaaaatactaaaattttcaaaattcaaggtgtttggtttatttaaatagctaaataatattaaaagctAGATAATAATACTGTTGCGTTATTGTATGACTAAATGTTACGCGGAATATTTCTCGTAAGAGTGGGGATCCTTTTAAATAACTTATGTAAGTGGGAAAAACAAAAGAACCCCCCAACGTAAAGCAAATAAATATTCTTGTGTTAAATGTTCACCAAATAAATATTCTTATGTAAAACCAGTAAATTCAACTTTgcatttattatattgtattatgaattttataaataagttcactaatataatataaatttattggtTCATCcaatttattggtttaaaaaaaaaacatcttccAGGTATTTTCGGTACAGGCAAATCAAAGTCAATCTATCCAACTCGGTGCTGTTGATTTATATTGGTTTGGTCATACCGGTTTGAGCCTCACTAAGCTTATATGAGATGATGTTATGACATATGTGATATATGATTATAACGACATAATTATACACTAaaacttctttaaaaaatattactatttactATATCATTTGTTGGACTATAAACCgaaacaatatattacaatctaactacaatttttatttatattatttatatttttaaaaacatgattATATGTTATGTGTAAACTGTTGTATCATTTATTCGTTCTAATCATCCTTTTGGTTAAAATTGTTTGATATTCCACAaatgtaattaaatataataataggagTGTTGagatattttattagattaatttcattttaacgGTATAAGTCTTTCTaaaggtttattttattttagttttattatttttgtcaaataatGTTATATTGCGTCTCTTATTCATATAATgtaaatctatattttgttttcatagttttatttgatttgtatttgAGGACTTTCTAATTTGTGACATAATTTTGTTGCATTTTCacacaaattattttgttattttttactgttttagatatataattttcatttaaaaaagaTCCACCTTttttgaaataacaaatttccaaaaatgtattttacatttttaatacattGTTTATTGgtaaatgtaaattttaaaagaaattatggtTACCGTATCTCTATTGGTAAAAAGTTTTGGATATAGTTTACTACAAATGATTGAATCAATATTCAATATTTAGCATGTTTTCTTAATAggtgtgaaaatattaaaacttacatttttttagacaaagagaatatatgttttaatttttgaattattattttttaaaaattatttgattatgtgTTACATTTAGGTTTCGTTCTAAATCAATTTCCTGTTAATGTCCTTTAATTCCATTTGATGATACATGGAAAGTCAATAGCTGATGTAGATAAGTatttggaatatttccaaatatcttattatttgttttattaattatttagataattatttttattgttttagggttttcggttttattatatatagccGTTTAGGCTTAAGTTTGTATtcagtttatgatttgattaataaaagttaagagatttcTCTTTAATTCTTGTTTTCGGCTAGATcattggtgatctcaacgaatttaagaagacattgatcttaggcattcttagactaaataagatctttgtgattattctagttttccggatattctcagaatcaacggATATCTAGTTCTATACCTAGAAGCTTCTGCTACATCAATAGCCTAAATTTGTTTTACTGATTTAAAAATGTTCAGCTTGTAAGAGTGTGAAATAAAGTTGTGACTTACTTTCATAGTGAATTGTCCACATATATGTACGTTAGCGTTATTATTGTTGTCTTCAatgttactatatatttttttaaaaaaatcttgataTATTATTCCATGTAAGTATTTTCTGATTTAACataatactatatttaattaaactgtgAATACTTTATTTATTCTTGGGGGAAttctatttatttgtttatgcgTTTTTAGTAAGCATATcgtagtaaaatatattttatggatAAATTGGACTTTGTCCCATTACATAATCCATAAGTTTGGTTGAGATTGCGCAGCATCATGACTGGATACCGTACCTTCAAGCAGAGTCTGTGGTTTGGTAAGTGCAGGTATCTTAAGTGAATTTAGATACTCCTGAGGGTAGAACAGCGCATTCACGCTTCAAGCTGCCACTTACACTGACCGATGTGACAGTGTGTGATATCCATAGGGGTTCTGTGTTGGCTTCGTTAAAAGAAAATTCAGATTTAATAATATGGGACGAAGCTCGAGTGGCACACCGTCAAGCATTTGAAACGCTAGACCGATCTCTCAGAGATTTGTTGTCACCTACAAATCCAGAAGCTGCTGACAGACCTTTTGGTGGCAAAACTGTACTTTTAGGAGGCGATTTTAGGCAAATATTACATGTAGTGCCACATGGAAAATGACAAGACACAGTCCTTGCATCAGTCAGCAAATCGTTTCTTTGGAAGAATGCTGAAGTATACACCCTTTCCATAAACATACGATTAAGGGAGGAGGACAAAGATTTTGCCAAATGGATTCTGAAAGTTGGTGATGGGGACGCTGATACTGTATCTTCAcatagagataaaaaaaaaaaaagaggaaggtGATCAGATTGTTGTGAACAAAGAATTCATGATATCTAAATCAGACAAACCACATGAAGCGCAAGCAGATGCAGCATATCCTAACTTCGTTCATTATTGTCGGAACAAGAAGTAGTTAGTGGAGAGAGAAGTGTTGACGCCTACAAATAGTATACTGTTCATGAGCTAAACTCCACCATGCTGTCTCATGT belongs to Brassica oleracea var. oleracea cultivar TO1000 unplaced genomic scaffold, BOL UnpScaffold00576, whole genome shotgun sequence and includes:
- the LOC106319672 gene encoding uncharacterized protein LOC106319672 translates to MLSHVPSQAKEYLSSDSVELEATLDDDWTSHYPQKYLNSLEFPGLPNHILCLKVGPVMILRNLNQTYGLCNGTRVIVTRLGNRIVEAEIMTRKDSDGADGVTNIVYKEILKGFRDAKASIKQV